The following coding sequences lie in one Streptococcus suis genomic window:
- a CDS encoding DUF948 domain-containing protein: protein MIIEISVLIIALSIAAVAVYIVLLLKKLGTVTDEAQQTLKVLTSDVNVTLYQTNELLAKTNVLVEDVNGKVSTLDPLFVAVADLSTSVSDLNASARDLTVKAKSAGASTVKAGGALSALSTLSSLLGKKGEKNGKKI from the coding sequence ATGATTATTGAAATTTCTGTCTTGATTATTGCCTTGTCGATCGCGGCGGTGGCAGTATATATTGTTTTGTTGTTGAAAAAATTGGGTACGGTGACGGATGAAGCCCAGCAAACGCTTAAGGTCTTGACCAGCGATGTCAATGTGACTCTCTATCAGACCAACGAGCTTTTGGCTAAAACCAATGTTTTAGTCGAAGATGTAAATGGCAAGGTTTCGACCCTTGATCCTCTTTTTGTAGCAGTAGCTGACTTGTCAACTTCTGTATCTGATTTGAATGCTTCAGCGCGTGATTTGACAGTTAAAGCTAAGTCTGCTGGAGCAAGTACTGTAAAAGCCGGCGGAGCTCTTTCAGCTCTGTCAACTCTCTCATCTCTCTTAGGTAAGAAAGGAGAAAAAAATGGTAAAAAAATCTAG
- a CDS encoding RNA-binding transcriptional accessory protein codes for MEEKYLKIAQELGVSLRQIDTVLSLTAEGNTIPFIARYRKDVTGNLDEVVIKSIIDRDKALTALADRKATVLAKIEEQGKLTDQLRQAIEEAEKLADVEELYLPYKEKRRTKATVAREAGLFPLARLILQNVADLEEQAAGFICEGFDTAQACLAGAVDILVEAISEDNKLRAWVYHEVQTNSSLTSELKDQEADEKEVFQIYYDFSEKVAKMQGYKTLAINRGEKLGILKVSFEHNVDKMIRFFELRFPQSNSYIKDVIQQAIKKKILPAMERRIRTELTEEAEEGAIQLFSKNLRNLLLVSPLKGKVVLGFDPAFRTGAKLAVVDQTGKLLTTQVIYPVEPAGQRQIAQAKKDLADLIGQYQVEIIAIGNGTASRESEAFVADLLKDFPDVSYVIVNESGASVYSASELARYEFPDLPVEKRSAISIARRLQDPLAELVKIDPKSIGVGQYQHDVNQKSLSESLDFVVDTVVNQVGVNVNTASPALLAHVAGLNKTISENIVKYREENGALTSRQQLKKVPRLGDKAFEQAAGFLRIPDAINFLDNTGVHPESYKAVEKLLELLAIDHLDEAAQEKLKQLAIADTAEKIGVGQETLKDIVADLLKPGRDLRDDFEAPVLRQDVLDVKDLVVGQELQGTVRNIVDFGAFVDIGVHEDGLVHISRMVKRKRDKNGRQQALPHPSEVLAVGEIVTVWVVEVDIKRNRIGLSLLKPNGSE; via the coding sequence ATGGAAGAAAAATATTTGAAAATTGCTCAGGAATTGGGCGTTAGTTTAAGACAGATTGATACGGTTCTCTCTTTGACAGCTGAAGGCAATACCATTCCCTTTATTGCTCGCTATCGGAAGGACGTGACGGGGAATTTGGACGAGGTGGTCATCAAGTCTATCATCGATCGGGATAAGGCTTTGACTGCTCTTGCTGACCGTAAGGCTACCGTCCTTGCCAAGATTGAAGAACAAGGTAAATTGACGGACCAGCTCCGTCAGGCTATCGAGGAAGCAGAAAAGTTGGCAGATGTGGAAGAACTCTACCTGCCTTATAAGGAAAAACGTCGGACCAAGGCAACAGTGGCGCGTGAGGCAGGACTTTTCCCACTGGCTCGCTTGATTTTACAGAATGTGGCTGACTTGGAAGAGCAGGCTGCAGGTTTTATCTGCGAGGGCTTTGACACTGCCCAGGCTTGTTTGGCTGGGGCTGTGGATATTTTGGTCGAAGCGATCTCAGAAGACAATAAACTTCGGGCCTGGGTCTACCATGAAGTGCAGACCAATTCAAGCCTTACTTCAGAGCTAAAAGATCAAGAAGCAGATGAGAAAGAAGTCTTTCAGATCTACTATGATTTTTCAGAGAAAGTGGCAAAAATGCAGGGTTATAAGACCCTGGCCATCAATCGTGGGGAGAAATTAGGCATTCTCAAGGTTTCTTTTGAACACAATGTGGATAAAATGATCCGTTTCTTTGAGCTACGTTTTCCACAGTCTAATAGCTACATTAAGGATGTCATTCAGCAGGCCATCAAGAAGAAAATTTTGCCTGCTATGGAGCGTCGGATTCGAACAGAATTGACGGAAGAAGCAGAAGAAGGGGCTATCCAACTCTTCTCTAAAAACCTACGAAATCTGCTCCTTGTATCTCCCCTTAAAGGCAAGGTTGTCCTTGGTTTTGACCCTGCCTTTCGAACAGGGGCCAAGCTAGCAGTGGTAGATCAGACTGGAAAACTCTTGACTACGCAAGTCATCTATCCTGTGGAGCCGGCTGGTCAGCGACAAATTGCTCAGGCCAAGAAAGACTTGGCAGACCTGATTGGGCAATATCAGGTGGAAATCATTGCTATCGGAAATGGAACGGCCAGCCGTGAGTCTGAAGCTTTCGTCGCTGATTTACTCAAGGACTTCCCTGATGTTTCTTACGTCATCGTCAATGAAAGCGGAGCTTCTGTTTACTCAGCTTCTGAACTGGCGCGATACGAGTTTCCAGACCTACCTGTGGAAAAACGCTCTGCCATTTCCATCGCCCGCCGTCTGCAAGACCCTTTGGCTGAGTTGGTCAAAATCGATCCCAAGTCTATCGGTGTCGGCCAGTACCAGCACGATGTCAACCAGAAGTCTCTGTCTGAAAGTCTGGATTTTGTGGTCGATACGGTGGTCAACCAGGTCGGGGTCAATGTCAATACGGCCAGTCCTGCCCTTTTGGCTCACGTTGCTGGTCTTAACAAGACAATTTCGGAGAACATCGTCAAGTACCGCGAGGAAAATGGTGCCCTGACCTCTCGTCAGCAACTCAAAAAGGTGCCTCGTCTGGGTGACAAGGCCTTTGAGCAGGCAGCTGGTTTCTTACGCATCCCAGATGCGATTAACTTTTTGGACAATACTGGCGTGCACCCCGAGTCTTACAAGGCTGTGGAAAAACTGTTAGAACTTCTAGCGATTGACCACTTAGATGAGGCTGCGCAGGAAAAATTGAAGCAGCTTGCTATCGCAGATACGGCAGAAAAAATCGGTGTCGGTCAGGAAACCTTGAAGGACATCGTCGCAGACTTGCTCAAGCCAGGTCGTGATTTACGGGATGACTTTGAAGCACCAGTCCTTCGTCAAGATGTCTTGGATGTTAAGGACCTAGTAGTTGGACAGGAATTGCAAGGTACGGTCCGCAATATTGTGGACTTTGGAGCCTTTGTGGATATCGGTGTCCACGAAGATGGCTTGGTTCACATTTCACGCATGGTCAAACGCAAACGGGATAAGAATGGACGCCAACAAGCCTTGCCACATCCAAGCGAAGTCCTCGCCGTTGGGGAAATCGTTACTGTATGGGTGGTTGAAGTGGATATCAAACGCAACCGAATCGGTCTTAGCCTTTTGAAACCAAATGGATCTGAATAA
- a CDS encoding GtrA family protein, whose product MKKLFYQLINNEVILYLIAGVAATLVYMITRMGLFLFIPSILLVTLLANAVAILFAFWTNDRFVFKQAREGWPQRLVKFVSARIATLVMDMALAYLLVQAYPQLIGQFVNHDLTLVNAISTLFSQVLVIVVNYFLSKLFIFKNTK is encoded by the coding sequence ATGAAAAAACTATTTTATCAACTCATCAATAACGAAGTTATTCTCTATTTGATTGCAGGTGTGGCAGCAACCCTTGTTTATATGATTACCCGTATGGGACTCTTTCTGTTCATCCCATCCATTCTGCTAGTAACTCTTTTAGCCAATGCAGTAGCTATCCTCTTTGCCTTTTGGACCAACGACCGTTTCGTTTTCAAACAAGCCAGAGAGGGTTGGCCTCAGCGATTGGTCAAGTTTGTATCTGCCCGCATCGCGACCTTGGTCATGGATATGGCTCTAGCCTATTTATTAGTACAAGCCTACCCACAATTGATTGGGCAGTTTGTCAACCATGATTTGACACTTGTCAACGCCATTTCCACTCTCTTCTCTCAAGTCTTGGTCATTGTGGTCAACTATTTCTTGAGCAAACTCTTTATCTTTAAAAATACGAAATGA
- the manA gene encoding mannose-6-phosphate isomerase, class I, with product MEPLFLTPVMHEKIWGGNRLRTNYHYDIPSDKTGECWAISAHPNGVTTVSNGQFKGRGLDDLYKNEKHLFGNPTDDVFPLLTKILDADDWLSVQVHPDDSYGLAHEGELGKTECWYILEAEDGSEIIYGHNAQSKEELRQQIEAGDWDKLLTHVPVKKGDFFFVPSGTMHAIGKGILILETQQSSDTTYRVYDFDRRDDAGNLRELHIEKSIDVLTIGPVANSTPAHLKAGNLDSTLLVANPFFTVYKWNIQQEIKMEQTVPYLLVSVIEGEGAIQVGETSYPLQKGSHFILPANVTDWTFTGQMNIIASHAN from the coding sequence ATGGAACCATTATTTCTCACACCTGTTATGCACGAAAAAATTTGGGGGGGCAATCGCTTAAGGACCAACTACCACTACGACATTCCTAGTGATAAGACTGGTGAATGCTGGGCTATTTCTGCCCATCCAAATGGCGTAACTACTGTCTCAAACGGTCAATTTAAAGGAAGAGGACTAGATGACCTCTATAAGAATGAAAAACATTTATTTGGCAATCCAACAGATGATGTCTTTCCATTATTAACAAAAATCCTTGATGCAGACGATTGGCTTAGCGTCCAAGTTCATCCCGATGATAGCTATGGCTTGGCTCACGAAGGGGAACTGGGCAAGACAGAATGTTGGTACATTTTGGAAGCCGAAGACGGATCTGAAATCATTTATGGTCACAATGCCCAATCCAAAGAAGAACTCCGTCAGCAAATCGAAGCTGGAGATTGGGACAAGCTGTTGACCCATGTACCCGTCAAAAAGGGTGATTTCTTCTTTGTACCAAGCGGCACCATGCACGCCATCGGTAAGGGAATCCTGATTTTAGAAACTCAACAATCCAGTGATACAACCTACCGTGTCTATGACTTTGACCGCCGTGACGATGCAGGCAACCTCCGTGAACTACACATTGAGAAATCGATTGATGTACTGACCATCGGACCTGTTGCTAACTCAACACCTGCCCACCTCAAAGCGGGCAATCTTGACTCGACACTTCTGGTTGCCAATCCCTTCTTTACCGTATATAAATGGAATATCCAGCAAGAAATTAAAATGGAACAGACAGTTCCTTACCTGCTTGTCAGTGTCATTGAAGGGGAAGGTGCCATCCAAGTCGGTGAAACCAGCTACCCACTTCAAAAAGGAAGCCACTTTATCTTACCAGCCAATGTGACAGACTGGACCTTTACAGGCCAAATGAACATCATCGCCAGTCATGCGAACTAA
- a CDS encoding aldo/keto reductase, which yields MTRYTFSNGVTVPKIGFGTWQIPDGEVAYGAVSYALEAGYRHIDTAQIYGNEASVGRAIADSGLAREDIFLTTKVWNDKIGYEDTLASVEESMQKLQVDYLDLLLIHWPNPKAIRDSIGWKKRNAQVWKALEELYRAGKVKVIGVSNFMEHHLEALLETAEIIPMANQIMLAPGTLQSELVAYCKAKGILLEAYSPFGTGSLFQSQEAADLAKEAGCSVAQLALAWSLDKGFLPLPKSTSPENIKANLEIDGLAISPTAVAKLDKLEGVKGQLDPDLAEF from the coding sequence ATGACAAGATATACGTTTTCAAATGGTGTAACTGTTCCTAAAATTGGTTTTGGAACTTGGCAGATACCCGATGGTGAAGTGGCGTACGGTGCGGTTTCTTATGCATTGGAAGCTGGTTATCGCCATATTGATACTGCTCAAATCTATGGCAATGAAGCTAGTGTTGGTCGAGCTATAGCTGATAGTGGCCTAGCTCGTGAGGACATTTTTTTAACAACTAAGGTTTGGAATGATAAGATTGGCTATGAAGATACCCTTGCTTCAGTAGAAGAATCCATGCAAAAACTTCAGGTGGATTATCTGGATTTGTTACTGATCCATTGGCCAAATCCCAAGGCTATTCGCGACAGCATTGGCTGGAAAAAACGAAATGCCCAGGTTTGGAAGGCATTAGAAGAGCTCTATCGTGCTGGAAAAGTGAAAGTAATTGGAGTTTCTAACTTTATGGAACACCATCTAGAAGCTTTGCTGGAAACAGCTGAGATTATCCCGATGGCTAATCAGATTATGTTAGCTCCAGGAACTCTTCAGTCAGAATTAGTTGCTTACTGCAAAGCCAAAGGGATTCTCTTGGAGGCCTATAGCCCATTTGGTACAGGAAGCCTTTTCCAAAGCCAAGAAGCAGCCGATTTGGCTAAAGAAGCTGGTTGTAGTGTTGCCCAGTTAGCATTGGCTTGGTCTTTAGATAAAGGCTTTCTCCCTCTCCCGAAATCAACTAGTCCAGAAAATATTAAGGCGAATTTGGAAATTGATGGCTTGGCTATTAGTCCGACAGCAGTTGCAAAGTTGGATAAACTAGAAGGAGTAAAAGGTCAGTTGGATCCTGATTTGGCAGAATTTTAA
- a CDS encoding HPr kinase/phosphorylase translates to MTVYVKDLVDNLRIECAYSTEELLQKQITTADITRPGLEMTGYFDYYAPERIQLMGMKEWSYLMAMTAHNRYQVLSQMFQPETPVVIVARGLEIPEEMYKAAKEQQIAICRSKTATSRLSGELSSYLDSRLAQRTSVHGVLMDIYGMGVLIQGDSGIGKSETGLELVKRGHRLVADDRVDVYAKDDVTLWGEPAEILRHLLEIRGVGIIDIMSLYGASAVKDSSEVQLAVYLENFETGKVFDRLGNSGDTIEVAGIAIPQIRIPVKTGRNISVVIEAAAMNYRAKQMGFDATKIFEERLSNLIEHNREEA, encoded by the coding sequence ATGACCGTTTATGTGAAAGATTTGGTCGATAATCTGCGGATTGAATGTGCTTACAGTACGGAAGAGCTCCTGCAAAAGCAAATTACGACGGCAGATATTACCCGACCAGGATTGGAAATGACTGGCTATTTTGATTACTATGCTCCAGAGCGCATCCAGTTGATGGGGATGAAGGAGTGGTCTTATTTGATGGCCATGACTGCCCATAACCGCTATCAGGTTCTTTCTCAGATGTTCCAGCCAGAAACCCCTGTTGTCATAGTGGCACGTGGCTTGGAAATCCCTGAGGAGATGTACAAGGCTGCAAAAGAACAACAAATTGCTATCTGCCGAAGCAAGACAGCAACCAGTCGTCTATCGGGAGAATTGTCTTCTTACTTGGATAGTCGCCTGGCTCAGCGGACGAGTGTACACGGTGTCTTGATGGACATTTACGGTATGGGAGTGCTTATCCAGGGTGATTCTGGTATCGGTAAGAGTGAGACTGGTCTTGAGTTGGTTAAACGAGGACACCGATTGGTGGCTGATGACCGTGTTGATGTCTATGCAAAAGACGATGTCACTCTCTGGGGTGAACCTGCGGAAATTCTGCGCCACTTATTAGAGATTCGAGGAGTCGGCATTATCGACATCATGAGTCTATACGGTGCTAGTGCCGTGAAAGATTCATCAGAAGTGCAATTAGCTGTCTATCTTGAAAATTTTGAAACAGGTAAGGTATTTGACCGTTTGGGAAACTCTGGCGATACTATCGAAGTAGCAGGAATTGCTATTCCACAAATACGTATTCCTGTAAAAACCGGTCGAAATATTTCTGTCGTAATTGAAGCAGCAGCCATGAACTACCGTGCCAAACAGATGGGGTTTGATGCAACGAAGATCTTCGAAGAACGCTTGTCTAATTTAATTGAACACAATAGAGAAGAGGCTTAA
- a CDS encoding YihY/virulence factor BrkB family protein, with amino-acid sequence MKKTRIVEGLKTFCSTFFSFYRSADSDVTSVAVAYYLLISIFPILLTLANLLPYYPFDVDMILSVVAEFVPDKLYPSVSSFITSVLTKPSSSWLGISILTTLWTLSRSMTILQKAFNKAYGINEHRDFIIGHLIGIFLGIGLQVIILLSITLLTFGQAVFSYINKLVPIEDAWLKGLLSQTQLVGLMALFAALVMLYFFLPNVRIKKVRYVFPGTLFVLLTMTSIGKLFSIYVDNYANKLLDFRIVTAVVFLVFMLWFIFMAQVLIIGAMINATVQSMQVEEFHARDGDIVSILNRLKARFTAIDKE; translated from the coding sequence ATGAAGAAAACCAGAATAGTTGAAGGTTTGAAAACATTCTGCTCAACCTTCTTTTCTTTTTATCGTTCTGCTGATAGCGATGTAACAAGTGTTGCAGTAGCTTACTATTTGTTAATTTCTATTTTCCCTATTCTTCTAACTCTTGCGAATTTACTGCCATATTATCCATTTGATGTGGATATGATTTTATCGGTTGTAGCTGAATTTGTGCCAGACAAGCTCTATCCTTCGGTTTCATCTTTTATCACTTCTGTATTAACAAAGCCGTCGTCATCATGGTTAGGGATTTCAATTCTGACAACTCTTTGGACCCTGTCACGTAGTATGACTATTTTGCAGAAGGCCTTTAATAAGGCTTATGGCATCAATGAACACCGTGATTTTATTATTGGGCACTTGATTGGCATATTTTTAGGAATTGGTCTGCAGGTAATTATCCTCTTAAGTATTACGCTTTTGACTTTCGGGCAGGCAGTTTTTTCTTATATTAATAAGCTGGTTCCTATTGAAGACGCCTGGCTGAAGGGGCTTCTTAGTCAAACACAGTTAGTAGGTTTAATGGCTCTGTTTGCCGCCTTGGTTATGCTTTATTTCTTTTTGCCAAATGTTCGGATAAAAAAAGTTCGATATGTTTTTCCAGGAACCTTGTTTGTTCTGTTGACGATGACTTCTATTGGAAAGTTATTTTCGATTTATGTTGATAATTATGCTAATAAGTTGCTGGATTTTAGAATAGTAACAGCTGTCGTCTTTCTTGTTTTTATGCTTTGGTTCATTTTTATGGCTCAAGTACTCATCATTGGTGCAATGATTAATGCTACGGTTCAAAGTATGCAGGTAGAAGAGTTTCATGCTAGAGATGGGGATATTGTTTCTATCTTGAATAGGCTAAAGGCAAGATTTACAGCGATAGATAAAGAATGA
- a CDS encoding prolipoprotein diacylglyceryl transferase, whose protein sequence is MNTIEKRLNMDPIAIKLGPLEIRWYAICILLGLILGVYLATKEGPRKKIRQDDILDFILIAFPLSIIGARIYYVAFSWSEYKDNILSIFAIWNGGIAIYGGLITGAIVLYFFTQYRFINTLDFLDIVAPSVMIAQAIGRWGNFFNQEAYGKAVESLNYLPAFIRDQMYIDGAYRQPTFLFESLWNLLGFGLVCVLRRRPKFLKQGEITAFYLVWYGCGRLLIEGLRTDSLMFLGIRVSQWLSGVLILVGIIMVVLRRRKSSIPFYQP, encoded by the coding sequence TTGAACACAATAGAGAAGAGGCTTAATATGGATCCTATTGCAATTAAATTAGGGCCCTTAGAAATTCGTTGGTATGCAATCTGCATTTTGCTTGGTCTGATTCTAGGTGTTTATCTGGCGACAAAAGAGGGTCCGCGAAAGAAAATTCGTCAGGATGATATTTTAGATTTTATTCTAATCGCATTTCCGCTTTCTATCATAGGGGCACGGATTTACTACGTCGCCTTTTCATGGAGTGAATACAAGGATAATATTTTATCTATCTTTGCTATCTGGAACGGTGGTATTGCCATCTATGGTGGTTTGATTACAGGTGCAATCGTCCTTTATTTCTTTACCCAGTATCGCTTTATTAATACCCTGGATTTTTTGGATATTGTAGCGCCATCGGTCATGATTGCTCAGGCAATTGGTCGTTGGGGAAATTTCTTTAACCAAGAGGCCTATGGTAAAGCAGTAGAAAGTTTGAACTACCTGCCAGCCTTTATCCGAGACCAGATGTATATTGATGGTGCCTACCGTCAACCAACCTTCTTGTTTGAGTCTCTCTGGAATTTGCTAGGCTTTGGCTTGGTTTGTGTGTTACGTAGACGGCCAAAATTCCTTAAACAGGGAGAAATAACGGCTTTCTACCTAGTCTGGTATGGCTGTGGTCGCCTTTTGATAGAAGGTTTGCGGACGGACAGCCTCATGTTCTTGGGAATACGTGTTTCACAATGGCTATCTGGGGTGTTAATCCTCGTTGGTATTATCATGGTTGTTTTGCGGAGAAGAAAGTCTTCTATTCCATTCTATCAACCCTAA
- a CDS encoding SprT family protein, translating to MDLNKYVQEVSLQDFGKEFRHVAIWNRRLRSTGGRFFPKDGHLDFNPKHLEEQGLEVFRKIVRHELCHYHLYFEKKGYRHGDRDFKELLAAVDGLRYAPKLEQAAKPSLLYTCQSCGQAYQRKRRIDLKKYRCGKCRGKLTLKE from the coding sequence ATGGATCTGAATAAGTATGTGCAAGAAGTCTCCTTGCAAGACTTCGGTAAGGAATTTCGGCATGTAGCAATCTGGAATAGGCGACTACGGTCAACGGGTGGTCGCTTTTTTCCAAAAGATGGCCACCTAGATTTCAATCCCAAGCACTTGGAGGAGCAAGGTTTAGAAGTCTTTCGGAAGATTGTCCGCCACGAGCTCTGCCATTACCATCTCTACTTTGAGAAGAAAGGCTATCGGCATGGAGACAGGGATTTTAAAGAATTGCTGGCTGCGGTGGACGGCCTGCGCTATGCTCCCAAACTGGAACAAGCTGCCAAGCCAAGCTTGCTGTATACCTGTCAATCCTGTGGACAAGCCTATCAGCGCAAGCGCCGCATTGACCTAAAAAAATACCGATGTGGGAAGTGTAGGGGCAAACTTACTTTGAAAGAATAG
- a CDS encoding queuosine transporter QueT, with amino-acid sequence MNTSNKWTARDMAEIALVAAIYVALTLTPPLNAISFGAVQFRLSEMLNFLAFYNRKYIIAVTIGCMISNLIGFGVIDLFVGGFSTLIFVTLGVILFEKYKKDYLFSGLFNKAFFYFSFFFAATMFTIALELKVLYDLPFFLTWLTTAAGELLSLLVGAVVIDKLSKKINFEK; translated from the coding sequence ATGAATACATCTAATAAATGGACTGCCAGAGATATGGCAGAAATTGCTCTTGTCGCGGCGATTTATGTCGCGCTTACCTTGACGCCGCCATTGAATGCTATTTCCTTCGGGGCTGTTCAGTTTCGTTTGTCTGAAATGCTCAATTTCTTGGCTTTTTATAATCGTAAGTATATTATCGCTGTGACCATTGGCTGCATGATTTCCAACTTGATTGGTTTTGGTGTGATTGACCTCTTTGTGGGTGGATTCTCGACATTAATCTTCGTTACGTTGGGAGTTATTCTGTTTGAAAAATACAAGAAGGACTATCTATTCAGTGGATTATTTAACAAGGCTTTCTTTTATTTCTCATTCTTTTTTGCGGCAACTATGTTTACCATTGCTTTAGAATTAAAAGTCTTATATGATTTACCATTCTTTCTAACTTGGTTGACAACAGCAGCAGGAGAATTGCTTTCTCTATTAGTTGGAGCTGTTGTTATCGATAAACTATCCAAGAAAATAAATTTTGAAAAGTAA